A DNA window from Drosophila pseudoobscura strain MV-25-SWS-2005 chromosome 2, UCI_Dpse_MV25, whole genome shotgun sequence contains the following coding sequences:
- the LOC6896787 gene encoding meckelin isoform X1, which produces MCFLSILVVVVVACVTILKDFGTCSLAGVMPPSSPAPAPTPHTFRFQKPLQCLKNEFYNLNYFDCVPCNEAGDPGKLQPDKFSCKCPAGHISIYERGKTWPTCDEICSTSPDRTENCTSVWLPQPKPASYCSMQYLNATSVFASQLPIHPLISGIILTKTNPASNSSDCQSCDQTYNFRYQDFCLADALLRPYLHYNAFWQATTSPRTSSNRATHFGDLKFVAFFCLTLRNDTACQQLANLCVLSHFSLEKHSPCSAFLLTQVSDVVMKYAHSGEQVRSLQPFLFYKKGKATKDLLSKTLQLADRHQLQLFSTTFGLDGGLKRWGPFTLDMVNLCQQPAPSLRLAQPQAEAEVSCQLPLERIIDLAGQQANDNYLTLFLNFSSNWQYLLHQLPVLIETLTPENQRPQQEEWQLVKRFQLIAGLLRDNRHHQTVPHYEDGHKLQVYRSLRYVEDLELHYTLDGSHRDRVGLPLIRLRYRHIELAGNASLAQTYPFRMRVTYQKTERGWKWLILEVALPLLLLLAFSAAAFRLQNLRRRRHAELCQASSLWEFLLQLASNVAYTFLATALLLLALHASTPHLLKTLIYSGCVLQLMFLTVHLWRSSQLELFLIDWERPRSSCEGQRLNLDSSSLCSSVRTYVAESSVSAWRILFTANAWIRLSVAQKYSTLGQVFTLVAVYQLFERYTHGDVGLRCCLVSGSYIVSYLLQVMGHRLLTANPLQKFIDLCSLANISLFSLLEPGFGYYIHGRSPHGFADTDMSSMILQLQKTQNMSGRRGLLMDSDKQAYIILPPRNLHIYLERLLLPFQRSVTGSLSQTLLYQKDIIPSIDGQIERTSIAYASVNRFFCAFIDHVRATPSMFRGLLSLFYSLLQAIKDMDYIIKEKSVVEKLFNCEIDNYITENKGTFYIDDSLSFARVLLLGNHVNIFVLEILLLLSIFLMTSSLLIAGALACGFNMVLRHIFRLWVRRNVSRKTLIDERFLL; this is translated from the exons ATGTGCTTCCTCTCGAtcctggtggtggtggtggtggcgtgTGTTACCATCCTCAAGGACTTCGGGACCTGCTCTCTGGCGGGCGTAATGCCACCATCGTCGCCAGCGCCGGCGCCCACGCCCCACACGTTCCGATTCCAGAAGCCGCTGCAGTGCCTCAAGAACGAGTTCTACAACCTCAACTACTTTGACTGTGTGCCGTGCAACGAGGCTGGGGACCCAGGAAAACTGCAGCCCGACA AGTTCTCCTGCAAGTGCCCTGCAGGACACATATCCATCTACGAGCGAGGCAAGACCTGGCCGACCTGCGACGAGATATGCTCCACATCGCCGGACCGAACCGAGAACTGCACGTCGGTGTGGCTGCCCCAACCAAAGCCCGCCTCGTACTGCAGCATGCAGTACCTCAATGCGACGTCGGTCTTCGCCAGCCAACTGCCCATCCATCCACTGATCTCCGGCATCATCCTCACCAAAACGAATCcggccagcaacagcagcgactGCCAGAGCTGCGATCAGACATACAACTTCCGCTACCAGGACTTCTGCCTGGCCGATGCCCTGCTGCGCCCCTACCTCCACTACAATGCCTTCTGGCAGGCCACCACCAGCCCGCGGACGAGCTCGAATAGAGCGACCCACTTCGGGGACCTCAAGTTCGTGGCCTTCTTCTGCCTGACGCTCAGGAACGACACCGCCTGCCAGCAGCTGGCCAATCTGTGCGTGCTCTCGCACTTCTCCCTCGAGAAGCACTCGCCCTGCAGCGCCTTCCTGCTCACCCAGGTGTCGGATGTCGTGATGAAGTACGCCCATTCCGGGGAGCAGGTGCGCTCCCTGCAGCCGTTCCTCTTCTACAAGAAGGGCAAGGCGACCAAGGACCTGCTCTCGAAGACCCTCCAGCTGGCGGACCGCCATCAATTGCAGCTCTTCAGCACCACCTTCGGACTGGACGGAGGACTGAAGCGCTGGGGACCATTCACCCTGGACATGGTTAATCTTTGCCAGCAGCCGGCCCCGTCTCTGCGACTTGCCCAGCCCCAGGCCGAGGCGGAGGTGTCCTGTCAACTCCCTCTGGAGCGGATAATAGATCTGGCCGGCCAGCAGGCCAACGATAACTACCTCACGCTCTTCTTAAACTTCAGCAGCAACTGGCAGTACCTTCTCCACCAGCTGCCCGTGCTCATCGAGACTCTGACGCCAGAGAACCAG CGCCCGCAGCAAGAGGAGTGGCAGCTGGTGAAGCGGTTCCAGCTTATTGCCGGCTTGCTCAGGGACAATCGCCACCACCAGACAGTGCCGCACTACGAGGATGGCCACAAGCTGCAGGTGTATCGCTCGCTGCGTTACGTCGAGGACCTGGAACTACACTACACGCTGGACGGGAGCCACAGGGATCGGGTGGGGCTGCCCCTGATCCGACTACGCTATCGCCACATCGAGTTGGCGGGGAATGCCTCGCTCGCACAGACCTATCCGTTCCGGATGAGGGTTACTTACCAGAAAACGGAGCGTGGATGGAAATGGCTGATCCTGGAAGTGGCTCTGccactgctcctgctgctggccttcTCGGCAGCGgccttccgcttgcagaaccTGCGGCGCAGACGGCATGCGGAGCTCTGTCAGGCCAGCAGCCTGTGGGAGTTCCTGCTCCAGCTGGCCAGCAATGTGGCTTACACCTTCCTGGCCACagctcttctgctgctggccctgcACGCCTCCACTCCCCACCTGCTGAAGACTCTCATCTATTCCGGGTGCGTGCTGCAGCTGATGTTCCTGACTGTCCACCTGTGGCGGTCCAGCCAACTGGAGCTCTTCCTCATCGACTGGGAGCGGCCGCGCAGCAGCTGCGAGGGCCAGCGCCTGAATCTGGACAGCTCCTCGCTCTGCTCCAGTGTGCGCACGTACGTGGCCGAGAGCAGCGTGTCCGCCTGGCGCATTCTGTTCACGGCCAATGCCTGGATCCGCCTCAGCGTGGCCCAAAAGTACTCCACCCTGGGACAGGTTTTCACCCTGGTGGCTGTGTACCAGCTCTTCGAGCGGTACACACATGGGGACGTGGGTCTGCGCTGCTGCCTGGTCTCGGGCAGCTACATAGTCTCGTATCTCCTGCAAGTAATGGGACACCGTCTGCTCACCGCCAATCCTCTGCAGAAGTTCATCGACCTGTGCAGTCTGGCCAACATTTCGCTGTTCTCGCTGCTGGAGCCTGGCTTTGGCTACTACATCCACGGCAGGTCGCCCCATGGCTTCGCCGATACGGACATGTCTTCCATGAtactgcagctgcagaagaCGCAGAACATGTCCGGGCGTCGTGGGCTGCTCATGGACTCGGACAAGCAGGCCTACATCATTCTGCCGCCAAGAAATTTGCA CATCTACCTGGAGCGCCTCCTGTTGCCCTTCCAGCGCAGTGTCACTGGCAGTCTGTCGCAGACGCTGCTCTACCAGAAGGACATCATTCCCAGCATCGACGGCCAGATAGAGCGCACTTCCATAGCCTATGCGAGCGTGAATCGCTTCTTCTGCGCCTTCATCGATCATGTAAGGGCCACTCCATCCATGTTTAGAGGTCTCCTATCTCTGTTCTACTCTCTCTTGCAGGCCATTAAGGATATGGACTACATCATCAAGGAGAAGTCGGTGGTGGAAAAGTTGTTCAACTGCGAGATCGACAACTACATTACGGAGA ACAAGGGAACCTTCTACATTGACGACTCGCTCAGCTTCGCTCGcgtcctgctgctgggcaaCCATGTGAATATCTTTGTGCTGgagatcctgctgctgctgtccataTTTCTGATGACTTCCAGCCTGCTGATTGCTGGGGCTCTGGCTTGTGGCTTCAATATG GTTCTGCGGCACATCTTCCGCTTGTGGGTGCGCCGTAATGTCTCGCGCAAGACTCTCATCGATGAGCGGTTCCTGTTGTAG
- the LOC6896786 gene encoding lipase 3-like encodes MNSRLVLLLLAAGGLVDFATSNSLDLVGKHNYPVEQHKLATSDGYILTIFRIPYSPRNGEARAHKAAVFLQHGITGSSDDWLLNGPSSGLPFLLADAGFDVWLGNSRGNSYGRAHNGLDPKKAAFWEFSWHEIGAYDLPAQIDYVLGVTHQPALHFIGHSQGGTAYLVMLAEHPEYNDKILTTNLLAPLAFCSHMRSQLMTMVLKVEDYMVEGEYSPGSLTQHKSSDAFCAAPLWKHVCQDILFTLIAGKSPHIKKLTAKLQKTATSGFSNRLLKHYAQVFKTGRFAKYDYGSATNLRVYGTRRPPLYALSNVAPLTVNMFYSDSDQLLSVEDAETLAQRISAIQHHVEVEDWNHLDFLYATNVVKVIYRDLIQSIRDHNPRLI; translated from the exons ATGAATAGCCGACTGGTTCTGTTACTGTTAGCTGCTGGCGGCCTCGTCGACTTTGCCACATCGAATTCT CTGGATCTCGTTGGCAAGCACAACTATCCGGTGGAGCAGCACAAGCTGGCGACCAGCGATGGCTACATTCTCACCATATTTCGCATTCCATATTCGCCGCGTAATGGAGAGGCGCGAGCACACAAGGCAGCTGTCTTTCTGCAGCACGGTATCACTGGGTCCTCCGACGACTGGCTGCTCAACGGCCCCAGCAGTGGGCTGCCATTTCTGCTGGCCGATGCGGGCTTCGATGTGTGGCTGGGCAACTCTCGGGGCAATTCGTACGGACGCGCGCACAACGGACTGGATCCCAAGAAGGCAGCATTCTGGGAGTTCAGCTGGCACGAGATCGGTGCCTACGACCTGCCAGCCCAGATCGATTACGTGCTTGGGGTCACGCACCAGCCGGCGCTGCATTTTATTGGTCACTCGCAGGGCGGTACCGCGTACCTGGTGATGCTCGCGGAGCATCCGGAATACAATGATAAAATACTGACGACAAATCTGCTGGCACCCCTGGCCTTCTGCAGTCACATGAGGTCGCAGCTCATGACGATGGTTCTGAAGGTAGAAGATTACATGGTTGAGGGGGAATATAGCCCCGGTAGCCTGACGCAGCACAAGTCCTCCGACGCATTCTGTGCCGCTCCGTTGTGGAAGCATGTCTGTCAAGACATCTTGTTCACGCTCATTGCTGGCAAATCTCCTCACATTAAG AAACTCACCGCGAAGCTTCAAAAGACTGCGACGTCGGGGTTCTCCAACAGGCTGCTGAAGCACTACGCCCAGGTTTTCAAGACGGGACGCTTCGCCAAGTACGACTACGGGAGTGCCACGAATCTACGGGTTTACGGTACGAGAAGGCCACCACTCTACGCCCTGAGCAACGTTGCTCCGTTAACAGTGAACATGTtctacagcgacagcgacCAGTTGCTGTCGGTCGAGGATGCTGAGACACTTGCCCAGCGGATTAGTGCCATTCAGCATCATGTGGAGGTGGAAGACTGGAACCATTTGGATTTTCTTTACGCCACAAACGTGGTGAAGGTCATCTACCGAGATCTTATTCAATCAATCCGTGACCATAATCCAAGGCTCATCTGA
- the Vha55 gene encoding V-type proton ATPase subunit B yields MNAQQAHKEHVLAVSRDFISQPRLTYKTVSGVNGPLVILDEVKFPKFAEIVQLRLADGTIRSGQVLEVSGSKAVVQVFEGTSGIDAKNTLCEFTGDILRTPVSEDMLGRVFNGSGKPIDKGPPILAEDFLDIQGQPINPWSRIYPEEMIQTGISAIDVMNSIARGQKIPIFSAAGLPHNEIAAQICRQAGLVKLPGKSVLDDHTDNFAIVFAAMGVNMETARFFKQDFEENGSMENVCLFLNLANDPTIERIITPRLALTAAEFLAYQCEKHVLVILTDMSSYAEALREVSAAREEVPGRRGFPGYMYTDLATIYERAGRVEGRNGSITQIPILTMPNDDITHPIPDLTGYITEGQIYVDRQLHNRQIYPPVNVLPSLSRLMKSAIGEGMTRKDHSDVSNQLYACYAIGKDVQAMKAVVGEEALTPDDLLYLEFLTKFEKNFISQGNYENRTVFESLDIGWQLLRIFPKEMLKRIPASILAEFYPRDSRH; encoded by the exons ATGAACGCCCAACAAGCACACAAGGAACATGTCCTTGCCGTATCTCGGGACTTTATCTCCCAGCCCCGTTTGA CCTACAAGACGGTGTCTGGTGTGAACGGTCCCCTGGTCATTCTCGATGAGGTCAAGTTCCCCAAGTTCGCCGAGATCGTGCAGCTGCGCCTGGCCGATGGCACCATCCGCTCCGGACAGGTGTTGGAGGTCAGCGGCTCCAAGGCCGTGGTGCAAGTGTTTGAGGGCACCTCGGGCATCGACGCGAAGAACACCCTCTGCGAGTTCACCGGCGATATTCTGCGCACCCCCGTGTCGGAGGACATGTTGGGCCGCGTGTTCAACGGCTCCGGCAAGCCCATCGACAAGGGACCCCCAATCCTGGCCGAGGACTTCCTGGACATCCAGGGCCAGCCCATCAATCCCTGGTCTCGTATCTACCCCGAGGAAATGATCCAGACTGGCATCTCTGCCATCGATGTGATGAACTCGATTGCCCGTGGCCAGAAGATCCCCATTTTCTCGGCTGCCGGTCTGCCCCACAACGAAATCGCCGCCCAGATCTGTCGTCAGGCCGGTCTCGTCAAGCTGCCAGGAAAGTCGGTGCTGGATGACCATACCGACAACTTCGCCATTGTGTTCGCTGCCATGGGTGTCAACATGGAGACGGCCCGCTTCTTCAAGCAGGACTTCGAGGAGAACGGCTCCATGGAGAACGTGTGCCTGTTCTTGAATTTGGCCAACGATCCTACCATCGAGCGTATCATCACGCCCCGTCTGGCCCTGACTGCCGCCGAGTTCTTGGCCTACCAGTGCGAGAAGCACGTGCTGGTCATCCTGACCGACATGTCCTCGTACGCCGAGGCCCTGCGTGAGGTGTCCGCTGCCCGTGAGGAGGTGCCCGGCCGTCGTGGTTTCCCCGGTTACATGTACACCGATTTGGCCACCATCTACGAGCGTGCCGGTCGTGTGGAGGGTCGCAATGGCTCCATCACTCAGATCCCCATTCTGACTATGCCCAACGACGATATTACCCATCCAATTCCCGATTTGACTGGTTACATTACCGAGGGCCAGATCTACGTCGATCGTCAGCTGCACAACAGACAGATCTACCCTCCAGTCAACGTGCTGCCATCCCTGTCACGTCTGATGAAGTCCGCCATTGGCGAGGGCATGACCCGCAAGGACCACTCCGATGTTTCCAATCAGCTGTACGCTTGCTACGCCATCGGCAAGGACGTGCAGGCCATGAAGGCTGTCGTGGGTGAGGAGGCCCTGACGCCCGACGATTTGCTGTACTTGGAGTTCTTGACCAAGTTCGAGAAGAACTTCATCTCGCAG GGCAACTACGAGAACCGCACTGTCTTCGAATCCTTGGACATTGGCTGGCAGTTGCTGCGTATCTTCCCCAAGGAGATGCTCAAGCGTATCCCAGCCTCCATCTTGGCTGAATTCTACCCTAGGGACTCGCGCCATTAG
- the Snx3 gene encoding sorting nexin-12, with amino-acid sequence MMVESDGTADATRRLNVKKQTLDDAYAVPANFLEIDVVNPLTTMAAGKKRYTDYEVRMRTNLPVFKVKESSVRRRYSDFEWLRNELERDSKIVVPPLPGKAWKRQMPFRGDEGIFDESFIEERRKGLEAFINKIAGHPLAQNERCLHMFLQENVIDKNYVPGKIRNT; translated from the exons ATGATGGTGGAGTCCGACGGTACTGCCGATGCAACTCGCCGCCTTAACGTGAAGAAACAGACACTGGACGATGCGTATGCAGTGCCCGCCAACTTCCTCGAAATCGATGTGGTCAATCCGCTGACCACCATGGCGGCGGGCAAGAAGCGCTACACGGACTACGAAGTTCGCATGCGG ACAAACTTGCCGGTCTTCAAGGTGAAGGAATCGAGCGTGAGACGGCGTTACAGCGACTTTGAGTGGCTAAGAAACGAGCTGGAAAGGGACAGCAAG ATTGtggtgccgccgctgccggGGAAAGCCTGGAAGAGGCAGATGCCATTCCGCGGCGACGAGGGCATCTTCGACGAGAGCTTCATCGAGGAGCGCCGCAAGGGCCTGGAGGCGTTCATCAACAAGATAGCCGGTCATCCCCTGGCGCAGAATGAGCGCTGTCTGCATATGTTCCTCCAGGAGAATGTCATCGACAAGAACTATGTGCCGGGAAAGATACGGAACACATAA
- the Not10 gene encoding CCR4-NOT transcription complex subunit 10, with protein sequence MDSADSPTKTQSSEDENYSLLCQAHEQFNNTEYDRCLELLQQLDTKGESSGPILRHNRAVVNFYRSGCTQHATLLQELEELATDVKAPQDMGETGGGLSLKQGASAATVARYNKAVIYYHRHMYGTALEKLAPLVARLEALEKAMSALVATLQLQLLLATNQLNRAEAFLDYLQYTLNLVDKAPSSNPDEVVPATATTAAATPSTVVAAQGSDAAVARAAGDTSGSLQLLQLLTHVLNRKPVVITEDGTPHYAALRAQQYYIMKDFQMAAKQLMRINNECTQAGTVTPQLSTCIANNMGVIHLRVRHYAIAAKFFQNALNFDKQLASNLRESTLQTMSSAHSCEILYNLGIAMLHLRRPKEAFQCLLVPVKQFHSNPRLWLRMAEACIMEHEANLAEDERQSLAGAASPPSSRTYAPQSAGVPEPTLEFAALCLRSALTLTLHHKANFHIDATQEETPEQTEHAHRSWRQLQDNNFCNPSKPVSLESLENMLAAIYAAHSFVSLRLGDHVTALDMAEHLLRGERLSDAHKLLGHMYAGEALMLMDKAAEARDHLDPTFVSSLDAFDLETRDWQLKSLDAAQNVVRYNLAVAMTLQNDYQQAKTFLATLTHSIVSIKALALRRYIDLKLGAAANAVSAGALS encoded by the exons atGGACTCGGCGGATTCTCCTACAAAAACGCAATCCAGCGAAGATGAAAACTACAGCTTACTGTGCCAAGCCCACGAACAATTCAACAA CACCGAGTACGACCGCTGCCTGGAGCTCCTACAGCAACTCGACACGAAGGGCGAGAGCAGTGGGCCCATCCTGCGGCACAATCGGGCCGTCGTGAACTTCTACAGGAGCGGCTGCACCCAGCACGCGACgctgctgcaggagctggaggagctggcCACCGACGTGAAGGCACCCCAGGATATGGGAGAGACAGGTGGCGGGCTGTCCCTGAAGCAGGGCGCCAGTGCGGCTACTGTGGCCAGGTACAACAAGGCGGTCATCTATTACCACCGGCACATGTATGGCACGGCGCTGGAGAAACTGGCTCCACTGGTGGCCAGACTGGAGGCGCTGGAAAAGGCCATGTCTGCGCTGGTGGCAACccttcagctgcagctgctgctggccaccaaCCAGCTGAACCGCGCCGAGGCCTTTCTGGACTACTTACAGTACACGCTGAACCTGGTGGACAAGGCGCCGAGCAGCAATCCCGATGAGGTCGTCCCGGCGACAGCCACAACCGCCGCGGCCACGCCCAGTACAGTGGTGGCTGCCCAGGGCTCGGATGCGGCGGTGGCACGCGCCGCGGGGGACACCAGTGGCAGCCTTCAGCTGTTGCAGCTCCTGACGCATGTACTCAATCGGAAACCGGTGGTCATAACGGAGGACGGGACGCCCCATTACGCGGCGCTCAGGGCGCAGCAGTACTACATCATGAAGGACTTCCAGATGGCCGCCAAGCAGCTGATGCGCATCAACAACGAGTGCACTCAGGCAGG CACTGTAACTCCCCAGCTGAGCACCTGCATTGCCAACAATATGGGCGTCATCCACCTGAGAGTGCGTCACTATGCTATAGCGGCAAAGTTCTTTCAAAACGCCCTGAACTTCGATAAGCAGCTGGCATCGAATCTGAGGGAGAGCACCCTCCAGACGATGAGCTCGGCGCACTCGTGTGAGATCCTGTACAACCTTGGCATCGCCATGCTCCATCTGCGCCGTCCAAAGGAGGCCTTTCAGTGCCTACTCGTGCCCGTCAAGCAGTTCCACAGCAATCCGCGACTCTGGTTGCGCATGGCCGAGGCTTGCATCATGGAGCACGAGGCA AACCTGGCAGAGGACGAACGTCAGTCGTTAGCTGGAGCCGCATCCCCGCCTTCATCCAGGACATATGC GCCGCAATCGGCCGGCGTGCCCGAGCCAACCCTAGAGTTTGCGGCTCTGTGCCTGCGCAGCGCTCTTACCCTGACGCTGCACCACAAGGCCAACTTTCATATAGATGCCACGCAGGAGGAGACCCCTGAGCAGACGGAGCACGCGCATAGGTCGTGGCGCCAGCTGCAGGACAATAATTTTTGCAACCCATCGAAACCGGTCAGCCTAGAATCGCTTGAAAACATGCTGGCCGCCATCTATGCGGCCCACAGCTTCGTCTCGCTGCGCCTGGGGGACCATGTGACGGCCCTGGACATGGCCGAGCACCTCCTGCGGGGCGAGCGTCTTTCGGATGCACACAA ACTGCTGGGTCATATGTACGCAGGGGAGGCGCTGATGCTGATGGACAAAGCCGCAGAGGCACGCGACCATCTGGATCCGACATTCGTCAGCTCTCTGGACGCCTTCGACCTGGAGACGCGCGACTGGCAGCTAAAGTCGCTGGACGCGGCCCAGAATGTGGTGCGATACAACCTGGCAGTGGCCATGACCCTGCAGAACGACTACCAGCAGGCGAAAACGTTTCTAGCCACACTCACCCACTCGATTGTGAGCATCAAGGCGTTGGCGTTGCGTCGCTATATAGACCTCAAGCTGGGAGCGGCCGCCAACGCCGTTTCCGCTGGAGCGCTCAGttag
- the LOC6896787 gene encoding meckelin isoform X2: MCFLSILVVVVVACVTILKDFGTCSLAGVMPPSSPAPAPTPHTFRFQKPLQCLKNEFYNLNYFDCVPCNEAGDPGKLQPDKFSCKCPAGHISIYERGKTWPTCDEICSTSPDRTENCTSVWLPQPKPASYCSMQYLNATSVFASQLPIHPLISGIILTKTNPASNSSDCQSCDQTYNFRYQDFCLADALLRPYLHYNAFWQATTSPRTSSNRATHFGDLKFVAFFCLTLRNDTACQQLANLCVLSHFSLEKHSPCSAFLLTQVSDVVMKYAHSGEQVRSLQPFLFYKKGKATKDLLSKTLQLADRHQLQLFSTTFGLDGGLKRWGPFTLDMVNLCQQPAPSLRLAQPQAEAEVSCQLPLERIIDLAGQQANDNYLTLFLNFSSNWQYLLHQLPVLIETLTPENQRPQQEEWQLVKRFQLIAGLLRDNRHHQTVPHYEDGHKLQVYRSLRYVEDLELHYTLDGSHRDRVGLPLIRLRYRHIELAGNASLAQTYPFRMRVTYQKTERGWKWLILEVALPLLLLLAFSAAAFRLQNLRRRRHAELCQASSLWEFLLQLASNVAYTFLATALLLLALHASTPHLLKTLIYSGCVLQLMFLTVHLWRSSQLELFLIDWERPRSSCEGQRLNLDSSSLCSSVRTYVAESSVSAWRILFTANAWIRLSVAQKYSTLGQVFTLVAVYQLFERYTHGDVGLRCCLVSGSYIVSYLLQVMGHRLLTANPLQKFIDLCSLANISLFSLLEPGFGYYIHGRSPHGFADTDMSSMILQLQKTQNMSGRRGLLMDSDKQAYIILPPRNLHIYLERLLLPFQRSVTGSLSQTLLYQKDIIPSIDGQIERTSIAYASVNRFFCAFIDHAIKDMDYIIKEKSVVEKLFNCEIDNYITENKGTFYIDDSLSFARVLLLGNHVNIFVLEILLLLSIFLMTSSLLIAGALACGFNMVLRHIFRLWVRRNVSRKTLIDERFLL; the protein is encoded by the exons ATGTGCTTCCTCTCGAtcctggtggtggtggtggtggcgtgTGTTACCATCCTCAAGGACTTCGGGACCTGCTCTCTGGCGGGCGTAATGCCACCATCGTCGCCAGCGCCGGCGCCCACGCCCCACACGTTCCGATTCCAGAAGCCGCTGCAGTGCCTCAAGAACGAGTTCTACAACCTCAACTACTTTGACTGTGTGCCGTGCAACGAGGCTGGGGACCCAGGAAAACTGCAGCCCGACA AGTTCTCCTGCAAGTGCCCTGCAGGACACATATCCATCTACGAGCGAGGCAAGACCTGGCCGACCTGCGACGAGATATGCTCCACATCGCCGGACCGAACCGAGAACTGCACGTCGGTGTGGCTGCCCCAACCAAAGCCCGCCTCGTACTGCAGCATGCAGTACCTCAATGCGACGTCGGTCTTCGCCAGCCAACTGCCCATCCATCCACTGATCTCCGGCATCATCCTCACCAAAACGAATCcggccagcaacagcagcgactGCCAGAGCTGCGATCAGACATACAACTTCCGCTACCAGGACTTCTGCCTGGCCGATGCCCTGCTGCGCCCCTACCTCCACTACAATGCCTTCTGGCAGGCCACCACCAGCCCGCGGACGAGCTCGAATAGAGCGACCCACTTCGGGGACCTCAAGTTCGTGGCCTTCTTCTGCCTGACGCTCAGGAACGACACCGCCTGCCAGCAGCTGGCCAATCTGTGCGTGCTCTCGCACTTCTCCCTCGAGAAGCACTCGCCCTGCAGCGCCTTCCTGCTCACCCAGGTGTCGGATGTCGTGATGAAGTACGCCCATTCCGGGGAGCAGGTGCGCTCCCTGCAGCCGTTCCTCTTCTACAAGAAGGGCAAGGCGACCAAGGACCTGCTCTCGAAGACCCTCCAGCTGGCGGACCGCCATCAATTGCAGCTCTTCAGCACCACCTTCGGACTGGACGGAGGACTGAAGCGCTGGGGACCATTCACCCTGGACATGGTTAATCTTTGCCAGCAGCCGGCCCCGTCTCTGCGACTTGCCCAGCCCCAGGCCGAGGCGGAGGTGTCCTGTCAACTCCCTCTGGAGCGGATAATAGATCTGGCCGGCCAGCAGGCCAACGATAACTACCTCACGCTCTTCTTAAACTTCAGCAGCAACTGGCAGTACCTTCTCCACCAGCTGCCCGTGCTCATCGAGACTCTGACGCCAGAGAACCAG CGCCCGCAGCAAGAGGAGTGGCAGCTGGTGAAGCGGTTCCAGCTTATTGCCGGCTTGCTCAGGGACAATCGCCACCACCAGACAGTGCCGCACTACGAGGATGGCCACAAGCTGCAGGTGTATCGCTCGCTGCGTTACGTCGAGGACCTGGAACTACACTACACGCTGGACGGGAGCCACAGGGATCGGGTGGGGCTGCCCCTGATCCGACTACGCTATCGCCACATCGAGTTGGCGGGGAATGCCTCGCTCGCACAGACCTATCCGTTCCGGATGAGGGTTACTTACCAGAAAACGGAGCGTGGATGGAAATGGCTGATCCTGGAAGTGGCTCTGccactgctcctgctgctggccttcTCGGCAGCGgccttccgcttgcagaaccTGCGGCGCAGACGGCATGCGGAGCTCTGTCAGGCCAGCAGCCTGTGGGAGTTCCTGCTCCAGCTGGCCAGCAATGTGGCTTACACCTTCCTGGCCACagctcttctgctgctggccctgcACGCCTCCACTCCCCACCTGCTGAAGACTCTCATCTATTCCGGGTGCGTGCTGCAGCTGATGTTCCTGACTGTCCACCTGTGGCGGTCCAGCCAACTGGAGCTCTTCCTCATCGACTGGGAGCGGCCGCGCAGCAGCTGCGAGGGCCAGCGCCTGAATCTGGACAGCTCCTCGCTCTGCTCCAGTGTGCGCACGTACGTGGCCGAGAGCAGCGTGTCCGCCTGGCGCATTCTGTTCACGGCCAATGCCTGGATCCGCCTCAGCGTGGCCCAAAAGTACTCCACCCTGGGACAGGTTTTCACCCTGGTGGCTGTGTACCAGCTCTTCGAGCGGTACACACATGGGGACGTGGGTCTGCGCTGCTGCCTGGTCTCGGGCAGCTACATAGTCTCGTATCTCCTGCAAGTAATGGGACACCGTCTGCTCACCGCCAATCCTCTGCAGAAGTTCATCGACCTGTGCAGTCTGGCCAACATTTCGCTGTTCTCGCTGCTGGAGCCTGGCTTTGGCTACTACATCCACGGCAGGTCGCCCCATGGCTTCGCCGATACGGACATGTCTTCCATGAtactgcagctgcagaagaCGCAGAACATGTCCGGGCGTCGTGGGCTGCTCATGGACTCGGACAAGCAGGCCTACATCATTCTGCCGCCAAGAAATTTGCA CATCTACCTGGAGCGCCTCCTGTTGCCCTTCCAGCGCAGTGTCACTGGCAGTCTGTCGCAGACGCTGCTCTACCAGAAGGACATCATTCCCAGCATCGACGGCCAGATAGAGCGCACTTCCATAGCCTATGCGAGCGTGAATCGCTTCTTCTGCGCCTTCATCGATCAT GCCATTAAGGATATGGACTACATCATCAAGGAGAAGTCGGTGGTGGAAAAGTTGTTCAACTGCGAGATCGACAACTACATTACGGAGA ACAAGGGAACCTTCTACATTGACGACTCGCTCAGCTTCGCTCGcgtcctgctgctgggcaaCCATGTGAATATCTTTGTGCTGgagatcctgctgctgctgtccataTTTCTGATGACTTCCAGCCTGCTGATTGCTGGGGCTCTGGCTTGTGGCTTCAATATG GTTCTGCGGCACATCTTCCGCTTGTGGGTGCGCCGTAATGTCTCGCGCAAGACTCTCATCGATGAGCGGTTCCTGTTGTAG